The Candidatus Cloacimonadota bacterium genome includes the window AAATGATTTATAACCTTCGGCAAATTTCATCGCTTCCTTTTTTTCCGATTCTGTTGCCGTTTTCCAGAAATTCGTGCGTTGATATCCAAGTTTCTTTGACAATTCTTCTTTTTTAGGCATCTAATTACTCCTTTCTATTTTATCTCTATAATATTAAACTCGCGTTCACCGGCAGGGACTTTGATGAGTACCGTATCTCCCGGTTTCTTACCCAGCAGGCCTTTGCCGATCGGGGAAGCGATGGAAATGGGATGGATATTGTCTTCCGGATCTCCCACTTCATCAATCCCAACGATCTGATAATGCATTAATTCATCGTTATGTAGATCTTTGAGGGATACGATGGCTCCAAACCTGACGGCATCTTTCGGTATTTGTGCCGGGTCGAGAGCTTTCAAGCGGCTAATACGGCTTCTCAGATGATTGATCTCCTTATCTATATGTCGCTGACGTTCTTTGGCGGCATGATATTCGGCATTTTCCGACAAATCACCCATCTCACGAGCAGTGACAACCTGCTTAATGACTTCCGGACGTTCAATTGTATTTAAGTATTGTAGTCGTTCTTTTAATTTAATCAAACCTTTGATCGTGATGTAATTTAGATCCATTATTTACTCTTTTTCTTCATGGTTTTCAGACTCGTAGCAGCAGCTTTTTTGATCCGTATATTGCCGCTTTTCTGCCAGTTTTCCAGATAACCGACTATTCTATTATATGGTTC containing:
- the greA gene encoding transcription elongation factor GreA, translated to MDLNYITIKGLIKLKERLQYLNTIERPEVIKQVVTAREMGDLSENAEYHAAKERQRHIDKEINHLRSRISRLKALDPAQIPKDAVRFGAIVSLKDLHNDELMHYQIVGIDEVGDPEDNIHPISIASPIGKGLLGKKPGDTVLIKVPAGEREFNIIEIK